The Solea senegalensis isolate Sse05_10M linkage group LG4, IFAPA_SoseM_1, whole genome shotgun sequence genome includes a region encoding these proteins:
- the cfap20dc gene encoding uncharacterized protein C3orf67 homolog isoform X1: MFSRNYQGGAVVEIFSAQGKDPVAKWKLSGGQSAIHKEYNKEVKGFVYRLEGSSQTVKMQMPENMKMSLGLLQRFLVLQVNIPQGKDFSLELVITDSEHLKRRLHLSTVHKELTATLLHARVPFVGLKRDIWSTLCIDLVSFTAELFKGFLSLDGIAVFATCKVRRIFTMKTVPPWMADDVACLSGPVLMDEIPRSCQFPSGVNHVTQMLNMMNLRKTVLRSSDCVPDPSGTVRSTSNQQTRLQGVLHTASGSKASAAPPQTGRKSSVASGRMNRSETQISNTESLISGTNQKDFTDAESIGNASENASHGQQKGTPGKLQPHPPIGKQGSKKMRVLNASTLSAHSDAVPGRYGNGGKNREKCLLSSSGQESRQQPLTLTNMADECSISPTEDSAPTPAESLPCPTPPVLSSDLHVWKSWESNDGSEPQLTLHEEVFVFSSQPHSPKRGQGHGDQEKMEMRDGQAQIGSGQRYEAQPEDDFMGSESDEEKNCVTLQQQSSEANPTPPPSPPDRALNGKVDVQPESHNIDTASPEDLFSAITTGHIESPLSGRSESAMVPTRCLSPSVTSSRQEHKCIPCGSEGVNQIEDAKSRVTLSRSLLHEVKLDVSPQHQEEDEALKTVDSSHYDLHLLGSLRMHGDDDEELRMLASLKREQEEDECRASGLSASQIHQCNVSVSMSSDDTSTWTHVAKPSNQGHHYQNEMNPLLHSNPREWMDVLSPPIMPPNQPRRSGSTPNNWGNLVEGGEESVNGDELEDEYLNLLYDPCLNCYFDPKTGKYYELA, encoded by the exons ATGTTCAGCCGTAATTACCAG GGTGGAGCTGTGGTGGAGATCTTTAGCGCACAGGGTAAAGACCCTGTAGCTAAATGGAAACTAAGTGGAGGACAGTCAGCCATACACAAG GAGTATAATAAAGAAGTTAAGGGGTTTGTTTACCGTCTCGAGGGAAGCAGCCAGACTGTCAAGATGCAAATGCCAGAGAATATGAAGATGTCTC ttGGGCTTCTCCAAAGATTCTTAGTTTTACAAGTAAATATTCCCCAGGGCAAAGACTTTTCCCTTGAACTGGT AATAACTGACTCAGAGCACCTGAAAAGAAGACTTCATTTATCAACAGTGCATAAAGAGTTGACTGCCACGCTTTTACATGCCAGGGTACCTTTTGTGGGGTTGAAAAGGGATATT TGGTCCACTTTGTGCATCGACCTTGTGTCCTTCACTGCTGAACTGTTCAAGGGCTTTTTGTCACTGGATGGCATCGCTGTGTTTGCGACGTGTAAAGTCCGCAGAATCTTCACCATGAAGACTGTGCCCCCATGGATGGCAGATGATG TTGCGTGTCTTAGTGGACCTGTTCTCATGGACGAGATTCCACGCAGCTGCCAGTTCCCGTCGGGTGTAAACCATGTAACTCAGATGCTGAACATGATGAATTTGCGTAAGACGGTGCTCAGGAGCTCTGACTGTG TTCCTGATCCGTCGGGCACCGTCAGATCAACCAGTAATCAACAGACCAGGCTCCAGGGTGTTTTACACACAGCCTCAGGCTCCAAAGcttcagcagcaccaccacaAACTGGAAGAAAAAGCAGTGTAGCCTCGGGCAGAATGAATAGAAGTGAAACCCAAATCTCAAATACG GAATCCCTGATCAGTGGAACGAACCAAAAGGATTTCACTGACGCTGAGAGCATTGGCAATGCGAGTGAGAATGCTTCACATGGACAACAAAAGG gaACACCTGGCAAACTACAGCCCCATCCACCAATAGGCAAACAGGGATCAAAGAAGATGCGGGTCCTCAATGCCTCAACATTGTCAG CTCATTCAGATGCTGTGCCTGGTCGCTACGGAAACGGGGGTAAAAACAGGGAGAAGTGCCTTCTTTCATCCAGTGGGCAAGAGAGCAGACAGCAACCTCTGACCCTAACAAATATGGCAG ATGAGTGCAGCATCAGTCCTACAGAGGATTCTGCTCCCACCCCAGCGGAGTCTCTTCCCTGCCCAACCCCACCTGTTTTGTCCTCAGACCTGCACGTCTGGAAGAGCTGGGAGAGTAATGATGGGTCCGAGCCCCAGCTCACTCTGCACGAAGAGGTGTTTGTCTTCTCATCCCAGCCTCACTCACCCAAACGGGGGCAAGGCCACGGTGACCAGGAGAAGATGGAGATGAGAGACGGCCAGGCACAAATCGGGAGTGGACAGCGGTATGAGGCCCAGCCTGAAGATGACTTTATGGGCAGTGAAAGTGATGAG gaGAAGAACTGTGTAACACTGCAGCAACAAAGTAGCGAGGCCAACCCTACTCCTCCTCCTAGTCCTCCTGATCGTGCTCTGAACGGGAAAGTAGACGTCCAGCCTGAATCTCACAATATTGACACGGCATCTCCAGAAGACCTGTTCTCAGCCATCACCACTGGTCACATCGAGTCTCCACTCAGTGGGAGGTCTGAATCAGCTATGGTCCCCACACGCTGCCTCTCGCCCAGTGTAACAAGCAGCAGGCAGGAACACAAGTGTATACCATGTGGATCAGAGGGAGTGAACCAGATAGAGGATGCAAAAAGCAGAGTGACACTGTCCAGGAGTCTTCTGCATGAAGTCAAATTGGATGTGTCCCCACAGCACCAG gAGGAAGACGAGGCGCTGAAGACAGTTGATTCCAGTCATTACGACTTACACCTGCTTGGCAGTCTGAGGATGCAtggggatgatgatgaggagctCCGAATGCTGGCAAGCCTGAAaagggagcaggaggaagatGAGTGTAGAGCCTCGGGCCTCAGTGCATCTCAGATTCACCAGTGTAATGTCAGCGTCAGCATGAGCAGTGACGACACCTCCACTTGGACCCACGTAGCCAAG CCGTCTAATCAAGGCCACCACTATCAGAATGAAATGAACCCCCTCCTTCACTCAAACCCCAG
- the cfap20dc gene encoding uncharacterized protein C3orf67 homolog isoform X2: MFSRNYQGGAVVEIFSAQGKDPVAKWKLSGGQSAIHKEYNKEVKGFVYRLEGSSQTVKMQMPENMKMSLGLLQRFLVLQVNIPQGKDFSLELVITDSEHLKRRLHLSTVHKELTATLLHARVPFVGLKRDIWSTLCIDLVSFTAELFKGFLSLDGIAVFATCKVRRIFTMKTVPPWMADDVACLSGPVLMDEIPRSCQFPSGVNHVTQMLNMMNLRKTVLRSSDCVPDPSGTVRSTSNQQTRLQGVLHTASGSKASAAPPQTGRKSSVASGRMNRSETQISNTESLISGTNQKDFTDAESIGNASENASHGQQKGTPGKLQPHPPIGKQGSKKMRVLNASTLSAHSDAVPGRYGNGGKNREKCLLSSSGQESRQQPLTLTNMADECSISPTEDSAPTPAESLPCPTPPVLSSDLHVWKSWESNDGSEPQLTLHEEVFVFSSQPHSPKRGQGHGDQEKMEMRDGQAQIGSGQRYEAQPEDDFMGSESDEEKNCVTLQQQSSEANPTPPPSPPDRALNGKVDVQPESHNIDTASPEDLFSAITTGHIESPLSGRSESAMVPTRCLSPSVTSSRQEHKCIPCGSEGVNQIEDAKSRVTLSRSLLHEVKLDVSPQHQEEDEALKTVDSSHYDLHLLGSLRMHGDDDEELRMLASLKREQEEDECRASGLSASQIHQCNVSVSMSSDDTSTWTHVAKC, translated from the exons ATGTTCAGCCGTAATTACCAG GGTGGAGCTGTGGTGGAGATCTTTAGCGCACAGGGTAAAGACCCTGTAGCTAAATGGAAACTAAGTGGAGGACAGTCAGCCATACACAAG GAGTATAATAAAGAAGTTAAGGGGTTTGTTTACCGTCTCGAGGGAAGCAGCCAGACTGTCAAGATGCAAATGCCAGAGAATATGAAGATGTCTC ttGGGCTTCTCCAAAGATTCTTAGTTTTACAAGTAAATATTCCCCAGGGCAAAGACTTTTCCCTTGAACTGGT AATAACTGACTCAGAGCACCTGAAAAGAAGACTTCATTTATCAACAGTGCATAAAGAGTTGACTGCCACGCTTTTACATGCCAGGGTACCTTTTGTGGGGTTGAAAAGGGATATT TGGTCCACTTTGTGCATCGACCTTGTGTCCTTCACTGCTGAACTGTTCAAGGGCTTTTTGTCACTGGATGGCATCGCTGTGTTTGCGACGTGTAAAGTCCGCAGAATCTTCACCATGAAGACTGTGCCCCCATGGATGGCAGATGATG TTGCGTGTCTTAGTGGACCTGTTCTCATGGACGAGATTCCACGCAGCTGCCAGTTCCCGTCGGGTGTAAACCATGTAACTCAGATGCTGAACATGATGAATTTGCGTAAGACGGTGCTCAGGAGCTCTGACTGTG TTCCTGATCCGTCGGGCACCGTCAGATCAACCAGTAATCAACAGACCAGGCTCCAGGGTGTTTTACACACAGCCTCAGGCTCCAAAGcttcagcagcaccaccacaAACTGGAAGAAAAAGCAGTGTAGCCTCGGGCAGAATGAATAGAAGTGAAACCCAAATCTCAAATACG GAATCCCTGATCAGTGGAACGAACCAAAAGGATTTCACTGACGCTGAGAGCATTGGCAATGCGAGTGAGAATGCTTCACATGGACAACAAAAGG gaACACCTGGCAAACTACAGCCCCATCCACCAATAGGCAAACAGGGATCAAAGAAGATGCGGGTCCTCAATGCCTCAACATTGTCAG CTCATTCAGATGCTGTGCCTGGTCGCTACGGAAACGGGGGTAAAAACAGGGAGAAGTGCCTTCTTTCATCCAGTGGGCAAGAGAGCAGACAGCAACCTCTGACCCTAACAAATATGGCAG ATGAGTGCAGCATCAGTCCTACAGAGGATTCTGCTCCCACCCCAGCGGAGTCTCTTCCCTGCCCAACCCCACCTGTTTTGTCCTCAGACCTGCACGTCTGGAAGAGCTGGGAGAGTAATGATGGGTCCGAGCCCCAGCTCACTCTGCACGAAGAGGTGTTTGTCTTCTCATCCCAGCCTCACTCACCCAAACGGGGGCAAGGCCACGGTGACCAGGAGAAGATGGAGATGAGAGACGGCCAGGCACAAATCGGGAGTGGACAGCGGTATGAGGCCCAGCCTGAAGATGACTTTATGGGCAGTGAAAGTGATGAG gaGAAGAACTGTGTAACACTGCAGCAACAAAGTAGCGAGGCCAACCCTACTCCTCCTCCTAGTCCTCCTGATCGTGCTCTGAACGGGAAAGTAGACGTCCAGCCTGAATCTCACAATATTGACACGGCATCTCCAGAAGACCTGTTCTCAGCCATCACCACTGGTCACATCGAGTCTCCACTCAGTGGGAGGTCTGAATCAGCTATGGTCCCCACACGCTGCCTCTCGCCCAGTGTAACAAGCAGCAGGCAGGAACACAAGTGTATACCATGTGGATCAGAGGGAGTGAACCAGATAGAGGATGCAAAAAGCAGAGTGACACTGTCCAGGAGTCTTCTGCATGAAGTCAAATTGGATGTGTCCCCACAGCACCAG gAGGAAGACGAGGCGCTGAAGACAGTTGATTCCAGTCATTACGACTTACACCTGCTTGGCAGTCTGAGGATGCAtggggatgatgatgaggagctCCGAATGCTGGCAAGCCTGAAaagggagcaggaggaagatGAGTGTAGAGCCTCGGGCCTCAGTGCATCTCAGATTCACCAGTGTAATGTCAGCGTCAGCATGAGCAGTGACGACACCTCCACTTGGACCCACGTAGCCAAG TGTTGA